TCGAGCGCAACTCCACTCTGCAGGACCATCAGCGCCAGACGGTCATAGGCCGAACGTGCCGAATTGGCGTGGACCGTCGTGAGCGAGCCCGGATGGCCGGTGTTGATGGCCTGAAGGAACGAAAATGCCTCCGCACCCCGGAGCTCGCCGAGCATAAGCCGGTCCGGGCGCATGCGCAGCGACGCTTCCAGCAATTCCTGCGGCGTGACCTTGGCGCGGCCTTGGTCACCCTTCGAGGCGAGCAATGCGACCGTGTTCGGGGTGATCGGCTTCAGCTCGCGCGTGTCCTCGATGGTGACAATGCGCTCCTCCTCCGGAACCTCCTTGAGCAGAGCATTGAGGAAGGTGGTCTTGCCGGTCGACGTGCCGCCGGACACGGCGATGGAGACGCGCGAGCGCACGGCCGTCCTGAGAAACAGCATCGCATCGACGTCGCCCTCCATCATGGCGGCAAGCTCTTCCTCAGCCGCCGAAAGGGTCAACTGGCGGCCGACCTTGGTGTCCTCGAACGCACCACGGTTTTTGTAGACCTCCAGACCGATGTCATGGATGACCTGCTTGCGGATGGAGATCGCGCCGCCGTCGGGCGCCGCCGGCGGCAGCACGCACTGGAAACGTTCGCCGGTCGGGAGCGAAGCTGAGAGGATGGGGTGCTCGTCGTTGACGACCTGGTTGGTGGAGCCGGCGACGCGCTCGCTCAGCGTCCTGATCCAATCGGCAGAAAACTGCGCATCGACGATACGCTCCATGCCGCCAACGCCGAGCCGTTCGATGAACAATTCACCTGGACGGTTGACGGAGATCTCCGAGACGCGCTCATCCGACAGAAACGGTTTCAGCCGCTCCAGCGCTTTGTCGAGAAACGGAAACTGCTTCATTTGTAGACCGGCGCGACAGGATAGTAGGGCGTTGGATCGACGTTGCGCCGGATTTGCCCACCGCGTTTCAGCCGCATCATCTCCTGCCGGACCGGATCGGCATAGAAAGTGGAGAAATCGAGGTCGCGGCGCAGAAATACGATGATGGACTCGCCCTGGGCGACATAGATTGTCGGCGGAATCTTCGAGCTTTCCTTGAAAGCCTCGTTTGCAATGTCCTGAAGGATGGCCGAGGATTTCTCGGCGGCGATCGAACGTGCTTCGGTGGCCGTGCGGCTCGGCTCGGTGGTGATGGTCGTGACCGCGCCGGTGATGGGATCGACGGTCGAAATGGAGCGTGCGCTTTCCGAGGCGGTGTTGCCGAGGGACGAGACGTATTCCGCCGCGCCGCCGATCACCGACAACATAATCGCAGAACCGAACCGCTCCCAGAAATGCGTGTCTATTTCGCCAGTGAGCCCGGCGCGGCCGAGGCGGTCGGCTCCCGGAGAGGCGATCTCGACAGAGACCCCGTCCGAGCGAATGACGCGGGACCATACGATGAAGATGCGCTTCTGGCCGCGCGCCAGCCCGGACTTGTATTCCCCGATCAGGCGCGAGCCCTTCGGAATGAGGATGCGGCCGCCGTCAAGAGAGCGGACATCTTCGCGCACGACAGCGCGCACCATCCCCGGCAGGTCGGTGTTGATCGCCGTCTCGAGGAAACCACGGATCATGGTGCCTTGTGCGACCAGCGCATCCGTCCGGTCGAAGCGGGTCGCCTTGACGATGCCGGCCGTCTGCTTTTCCGACTGGGCGAGAAACGCCTTGTTGGCATCGCTTTCCGCGCCGGGAACCGCGACGAGCTGGCCATCGTCGGCGATGGTCACCGTCTGGTCGCCGGAGAGTGTCTCCCGGTTCGAGCCGTCAAGCACAATCTGTTCGGAGCGCAGCCGCTCCCACCGTGCCTTTTCCTCCTCCTCCCGGCGTTTGGCTTCCAGCTCGGCAAGCCTCGCTTCCTCTTCTGCGCGCCGGCGCGCCTCTTCCATCCGAAGCCGTTCTTCCTCGGCTCGCCGCCGCGCCTCTTCGATCTGGCGGAGCTTTTCGAGATCATCGCCCTCATTGACTTTGACGTCGACCGTTGCGGGATCGACCGGCTTCTTCTCCTCGACGGGAATCTGCACGAGGTTTGGATCGGCGGCCTGCTTGACAGGCTCATCCGGGAAATTGCGGATGCTTGAATTGGAGGTCTCGAAAGTCTCGCCGGTTCCGTCCGCCACAGTCGGGTTCTGCGGTCCAGCGGGCCAGTTGACATAGGCAAGCACGCCGACGCCGGCGACAAGGAGGAGCGGCAAGGCCAGCTTTCCGAGGCGGCCATTGCGGTCGCTCGCCACGCTGCTTTGTCCATCGAGGTGGTCGAAGTCGATCTTGCTCACCGCTGGCGCTCCTCTTTGTGGCCGAGGCGCTTAGGCCCGTAGGCGTCCTCGATGAGGTCGAAGGATTGGCGATTGGCCTGCCGGTTATAGAGGCAGAGCCATTTGTCGCCGGCGCGCAGCGTGAACTGCGCCGCGATCTTGTCGACGACGACATATTTCCCCTGCGTGCGCAGGTTGACGAGCGACTCCTGGCGCTTGCCTTCGACCACAAAGATCGCGGGGATTTCGTCGGGGAACTCCAGATACAGATGCGTGCCGTCATCGAAGGCGACGCGCGGCTTCAGGCTCGTGTCACCCTTGAATACATAATCGTAGTTCAAGCGGTTCGGATCGAGATCCTTCAGCAACGGATCCTTGGCGCTCTCCTGCGCGGCGGCCAGCAGCCGGGCATTGACGTCTTCATCGGGATATTTGAACCGCACCTGAAAGGCGGCGCGCAGGTCCGCCGCGGCCGAGCCTTTCAGGAGCAGGGCATAGACGCGCTGGTTGGTGACGATATTGACGTTCGTCTCGGCTTTTTCGCGCAGAGGCTTCACGAACAGGATGCCGGATCCCTTCTTCGGCACGATCGACCAGCTGGCGGTATCGCCGGCCGAAATGGTCTCGATCACCTCGGAGCTGCCAAGCTGGATCATCGTGGAGACACCAAGGCCGGCCGGCACGGTGACGACGGCATTGTTGTTGAAGGTGATGTAGCGGATACGGGGATCGGCCGCGGTGGAGGTGGTCGCTGTGGCAAATAGCGTGAGCGCTACGAGGGCGAGGAGAGATCTCCGCATCATCGAACCGCCTTCTCCGCTGGCAGCACTTCCGGCAACGATTCCTGGTCGCGCCTATATTCGACGACCTGGAAGCCAAGCGGATTGTCGAAGCGATATTCGTTCTTCAATGGTGCGGTCGTATAGCGGAACCGAACCACGGAGACCCAGTGTTCGCGGCGAAGGGTATTGTCGCGCCGCGTCTCGGTCGAGAATCGGACGGTCGCCGTGGAGGCGTTGAGGAAGGAGACCGACTTGATGGTGACGGCGACGCGCGTGTTGCGGCCGAGTACCTTGTCCTTGGACTGCGGGTTCGACGGCTCGAAGTCATGGCGGAGGTCTGCCGAAGCCTGCCCGGTCGAATAGAGCTGGGCGAGATCGTAATTGTCCTTCAGCGCCCGAGGGTCGTAGGTCTCGCGAGCCCGGATATAACGGACGATGTTGGCGGTCTTGATGGCATCGTTCTCGGTGAGCTTACTTTCGTCGAGGGAACGGGCAACCTCGACGAAGCCGGTGGTCTTGTCGGCGATCACCACCACGGCCTCGAACTGCTTCAGGGGAACGAGGAGATTGAGTGCCGACAGGCTGAGCAGCGTGGAAATACCGGCGACAGTGGCAACCGTCCAGGCGATCTTCCGGGAGCGACGCTCCTTGCGATAAAGCTCGGCCTCCCAAGATGCGCCGGCTTTCCAATAGGCGGTGAGATCGATCGGCGGGGTTTCGGACGTATTTTCAGCTGGCTCTGCGTTGGTCATCTAGGGTATCCGGTGATCGCCGACGGCGAAAAAGAAACTATAGTTTATTCTCGTGGCCGAGCGATCTCCTCTACCGAGTAGCTCGGGGTCAGGAACAATCCGCAAAGCCTGGGTTTAAGGAGCGTTCAGCTCCTCGGTGCAGCCGACCTACGTCTTAGCTGCACCAGCGCATCAGCGTTTTCTTGGACGCCGTGTTGGAGAAGAAGAAGGAGCGATCATCCTTCACGTCGATCCTGACGGTATCGCGATCGCCATCTGCCTCGTCCGATCCAGCCTCGATCCATAGGACTTCGAGAACATACGAGCTGCCATCCTGCTTGACGGAAAGAACCTTGCCGGCGGTCTTGTTGGCGCCGATGGCCTTGTCCTCGATATAGATGAACGCGGCGGCTGCCGCTTCGCAGCCGCCTTCGGCCGGTGCATAGGCGCCTGTCAGCACGGGCAGGATCGAACTAGGCGTTTGCGACCACGCCGCGTCGGGGATCAGCAGGCCGAGCGCGAGCATCGTCGACAAGATTTTCTTCATTCTGAAGCCTCCTCGCTCAGAAACCGAACAATGCACCGAGGCTTTGAGCGTAGCCGGCAAGCGCGTTGTAAAGCTCGATGCAATATTCGGCGAAGGGCTTGAAGAAGATGACTGCAATCATGAACAACAGGAAGCCGAGACCGCCGCCTTTTTTGGCTACGGCCCTGCCGTGTTCCGCAGCTTCCTCGTTGATCTGAGCCTGTTGGTGGAGGGCCGCTTGATAACGGCGATCATCACCCCAATGGTTCATGGTAGCCTCCATGTTCGTAAACTATACTTAACAGCCACAGTCGCCTGCCGCCACCTTAAAGTTGCCCATTCTTTTCTGTTTCACGCTGGATAGCGCGCGCCCGAGCAGCATGGACATCGGCGGACGTCCGGCGTCGACCGAGACCGCTCCTCATAATCTGAGCGCGACCGGTAACCTGGTGACGGGCACGACCCCATGACTCCAACCCGCCCCTCAACGGCCCATCACCCTGCCCGATCGCCATACCGCCTACGATCGCACTCGCGAAAGCCGGAATGAAACGGAACACCACGATCCCGAGCAGGCAGACGATTACGAAGGGCGCGACATAGGAGAGCTTGCTTTCTGTCGCGGTGTTGTTGGCCGTGTTGATGGCCAGTTCGATGAGCTGGTAGAGGAAGGCGAGGAACGCCATCATCAGGGTCTGCGTCACCATCAGGTTTACCATCAGCAGCAGCCAGCCGTCGGTGAAGCGGAAGGTCCAGCGATAGAGCGCCAGGATGATGAACACCGGCGCAAGCGCCAGCGTGATGAACAGCATCAGCTTGGCGGCGAGGATCGCGGCCGCTGCGACGGCGATGAAGATCATCGCAACGACAAAGACCACCGCGCCGATCAATGCGCCGACATATTCGAAGGTGCCGGTCGCCACCTGCTCATAGACCTTGCCAGCCGTCTCGAACACAGCATCGAGGATCTTCACGACGCCGGTCGTGTCATCCGTTCCGCCGTCGAGGATACCGCCGGCGCCGGCGATCGACTCGATGATCGTGTCGGAGATCAGGTTCGGAACGGCCTGCACAAGTTTGTAGAGGGTGGCGGAAAACGCTCCCCAATTTGTCGCCATATAGTAGATGAAAAAGGCGCGTCCGAGCCTCCAGGCCGCATCCGGTACCGAAAACCCCTCCCGACCGGCGAGGATCATGTAGCCCCACCAGATGACATAGAGGGTGAGCATCGCCCCGAACAGGACATTCACCTGAAGCGCAAGACCGTCATAGGCGTTCTTGATGAAGGTCTCGCCGATGGCGTCGAGCTTGGAGAAGATGTCCGAGATGATCGTGGTCGCGGCCAACAGCTCACTCCTTCAGCACTGGCGCGAAGGCGTCGTTGACCGGCATCGCCGGGCCGCACAGGTCATCGCCGGGCGCATAACCCGATATCGGCGGGCAGGGGGCCTTCTTCTCGCCCTTCGTCTGGCAACCGGCGAGCAGGACGAGGCCTGCCAACATCGTGGCAACGAGCAAACGCATGCGGCCTCACTTGAACGGGTTGACGTCTTTGTATTGCAGCATCTTGGCGGTCTCCGATTGCTGCGTCAGCCGCATCTGCATCTCAGTGTTGAGCGCCGAGACCGCACCATTCGAGACGCCGATCAACTCGTTGATCGTGCGCGCCGTCTCCAGCTGCATGCGCGTGTTGGCGTCGACCGAGCCCTTGACGTCCTCGGCCGAGCCGATCTGGCCGGTGGCAGACTGAAGAGATTGCTCGCGCTGCGACACGCCCTTCTGCGCCTGCTGTGTCAGCGCGGAGAGCAGGGCGACGGTGTTGACCGCGCCGGAAAACGCGTTGTTCATCGCGCCGACATCGTCACCGTCGATGATCGCCTTGACCTGCTTGACGAGCTGAAGGCCGTTGATCAGCGTGGCGGCGATATTCTGCGCGTCAGAGCCAAGCCCGCCGAAGGACAGCGTGCCGCCGTTCATGATCGACGAGAAGGACGGCGCGGCCGCGACCGACATATTGCCGCCGAGGCCGGTCGAGGAAATGCCCATCGATCCGTCGCGGCTGCCGGACAGCGCGCCGAGGATCTCCTTGGTCTTTTCCAGGATGTTGGTGTTGGTCTTCATGATTTCGCCGGTGTTCTCGGCGTTCTTCTTGGCGATGGCGAGATTGGTGTTGTCGATCACCGGGATGTCGGCGAGCGCCGGCGTCGAGAAGGCAAGGGCGGCGGTGACGACGAGAAGCTTGTTCATGGAGAACCCCCTTAATCGGCCGCGTTGGCGGCGTTCTGGATGGATGTGAGATTGTCGCCAATCGAGCGATCCGTGCCGCCGGACGACAGGATTTCGCTGTCGGCGTCGGCGGCCGCGACCACCGCGCAGCGCGGCCAATCCTCGCGCGGCACCTTCATCGCCTCAAGGATGACCGGATCGCAGCTATAGGGATTGACCTTGCTGTCGGATTTCAGGGTCTTGGCGGTCTCCGATGTTTTCGAAAGCCGCATCTGCATGCGCGCCTGCAGCAGCTCGTTGAAGAGGTTGCGGGCGGTAATCAGGTTGTTCAGAAGCTCGGCATTGACGGCACGCGCCTGCGTGTTGTCGTCCCAGGCATCCTGATAGATCTCGGAGGCGCCGACGGACGCCGACAGCGCATCGATGCGCCGGCCTGCCTCCTGGACGCGCGCCGAACTTGCGTCGATCCCGGAAACGGCCCTGTCGACCGCGCCGGCCGCGGCGCTGTTCGAGCTGCGCGTCGCGCCCGAGCCATAGTCGACATAGGATTTATACGAGGGAGAGGAGATATCCTCGATGTTCGAGCCGCCGGCATAGGCGTTGAACCAGGTGTGGTTCCGTCCAACTTTTCCCGCCCAGTTCTTCTGCTCGGCCGCGGTCGATCCGTTGTACCAGGAGGCGAGGCAGGCATAGTCGGTGCTGCCGCATTTGTTGACGCCCATGCCGAGATATTTGACGCCGCCCTCGATATTCTCCTCGTTGATGTCGCGGTCGAAGCCCATGCCCTTGCCGGTCCGCTTCGTCAGCTGCATAACGCCCTTGACGCCGGTCGGCGATCCCGAGCACGTCGAAATCCCCGACTCCGCATGCGCCACCGAAAGGGCAAGACCGACGGGCACGTTGTACTTTTCGGCATAGTGCTTGATCAGCTCGACGTTCTTCGCATCCTCTTTCACGGCCTGCGCCGGCGAGCGGTAGAGCCGCCGGTTCTTCTCCTTCTGGGAGATGTTGCAGTTGGTGATTTCCTGTTCTTCAAGCTGGTCGGCTTGCGTTTCCGTGTCCTTCTTCGAGTGTTCCTCGTCCTCGGCACGCTTGTCCTTCACATCGTCATCGATGACAGGAATATCGGCCCAGGCCGACGGCGCAGGCGCTCCGGCCATTGTCGCGGACAGCAGGAGAATGATCGCTCTACGCATCGGTTGCCTCCTGGATCGTCCAGCCGCAGAAATGTGGGAGCCAGGCGGCCGGCGCCTCACCATAAGTCTCGCGCAGCGTCTGGCACTCGCGCACCGTCTCCGGCCGGCCGGAAAGCACCTTCACCAGATCGGGCATCGCCGACAGATCGAGCCGGGCGATGATCGAGTCCTGCGCATGCTTGATGAGGAAGGTGCGGCTCGTTTTGTCGGCTTGTTTGACGAAGCGGAATTCCTTCTCCGACAAACCGAACGCCTTGCGGTAGCTTTCCTCGTCGGCAGACGCGTTCGGGAAGAAAATATTCGTCATCGTCTGTTCGATGATCGTGTTGCGCAGCTCGGAACGCACCACGTCGGCGGCCGACTGCGTGCCGAAGCCGACGATACCGTTCATTTTTCGGATGGTTTTGAGCCAGTCCTTGATGAAGCCCGAGAACACCTCGTCATCGAGCAGCCGCCAGCCTTCGTCGAGGAAGATCATCGATGGACGGCCGTCGAGGATTTCCTGAATACGGTGGAACATGTAGAGAAGGGCCGCTGATCGCGTGCGCTTGTCGGAGAGGATCTCGGTCATGTCGAAGCCGATCACCGAACCTGAAAAGTCCAGCCTATCGGCAGGATTGTTGAACAGCCAGCCCTTGTCGCCAGTGGTCCATTCCTTTAGCCGGTCGGCAAGATCGCCGATACCGGATCGCATGCGCCCGCTCAGTGCCTCGGTCAGCATGTCGAGACGGCGCTGCGGCCGATCGAAATCTGCATAGATACTGTCCACCGCATCGGAAATGACGGCCATCTCCTCGGCGTTGAGCACGCGATCCGACGGGGTGACAAGATAGGAAATCAGCGTCTTGCCGAAGCTCCGATTGGCGGGCGTGTCGTCCAGCTGCAACGGTGCAAAGCCGGTCGGCTCGCCCGGCGAAAGCCGCTCGTAGCGCCCGCCCATGGCCCGAACGAAGATCTCGCCGCCCCTGTCTTTGTCGATAAAAACGCAGCGCGGGCGCGGCTGAACGCGCATGCCCTGGGCGAGCAGGAAGGACAGCGCCACCGTCTTGCCCGAGCCGGTCGGCCCGATAGCGGTGAAGTTCCCTACATCGGCCTCATGGAAATTGAAGAAGTAAGCCGTCTGGCTGGTGGTCTCCAGGAGTGAGATCGGCAATCCCCAATGCACCTTGTGCGTCTGCCCGGACGGGAAATTGTGCGCGGAAAACAGCCCGGCGAAATTCACCGACGAGATCAGGCCCTGCCGAGCGATGTAGGAGAAGTTGGTCGGCAGCTGCGCCCACCAGGCCGCTTCCTGATTGAGGTCTTCGCGGACGGCGACGACGCCCATGCGCGCCAGCTCCGCGGTGACGTCGGCGACGGCGCGGTTAAGCCGTGCAAGGTCGCGCTCGAGCACCGCGACGGTCATATGATGTTTGCCGAACACGA
The genomic region above belongs to Shinella zoogloeoides and contains:
- a CDS encoding virB8 family protein; this encodes MTNAEPAENTSETPPIDLTAYWKAGASWEAELYRKERRSRKIAWTVATVAGISTLLSLSALNLLVPLKQFEAVVVIADKTTGFVEVARSLDESKLTENDAIKTANIVRYIRARETYDPRALKDNYDLAQLYSTGQASADLRHDFEPSNPQSKDKVLGRNTRVAVTIKSVSFLNASTATVRFSTETRRDNTLRREHWVSVVRFRYTTAPLKNEYRFDNPLGFQVVEYRRDQESLPEVLPAEKAVR
- the virB11 gene encoding P-type DNA transfer ATPase VirB11, with protein sequence MKQFPFLDKALERLKPFLSDERVSEISVNRPGELFIERLGVGGMERIVDAQFSADWIRTLSERVAGSTNQVVNDEHPILSASLPTGERFQCVLPPAAPDGGAISIRKQVIHDIGLEVYKNRGAFEDTKVGRQLTLSAAEEELAAMMEGDVDAMLFLRTAVRSRVSIAVSGGTSTGKTTFLNALLKEVPEEERIVTIEDTRELKPITPNTVALLASKGDQGRAKVTPQELLEASLRMRPDRLMLGELRGAEAFSFLQAINTGHPGSLTTVHANSARSAYDRLALMVLQSGVALEKQEIIDYLKEVIPVVVQLARNPDGRRVVSEIVFTKGDKL
- a CDS encoding type IV secretion system protein, which gives rise to MAATTIISDIFSKLDAIGETFIKNAYDGLALQVNVLFGAMLTLYVIWWGYMILAGREGFSVPDAAWRLGRAFFIYYMATNWGAFSATLYKLVQAVPNLISDTIIESIAGAGGILDGGTDDTTGVVKILDAVFETAGKVYEQVATGTFEYVGALIGAVVFVVAMIFIAVAAAAILAAKLMLFITLALAPVFIILALYRWTFRFTDGWLLLMVNLMVTQTLMMAFLAFLYQLIELAINTANNTATESKLSYVAPFVIVCLLGIVVFRFIPAFASAIVGGMAIGQGDGPLRGGLESWGRARHQVTGRAQIMRSGLGRRRTSADVHAARARAIQRETEKNGQL
- a CDS encoding VirB4 family type IV secretion/conjugal transfer ATPase — translated: MNIVNHDLKFGRERARDLGIGTHVPYLRHVDEETIVTKSGLLLQVIRLSGLPYQTMDQAEINARLANRNMTVRSLGSSRFALYATIIRRKIAPAIKGDFDNPFADELNARYMDGLKRRTMFVNELYLTVIRRPMTGRAGRVDRMFDVFRMADNEVEARGEALRDLKDMVSGIAGDFRSYRPEILSCVTRDGGLYSEPAEFFAKILAAGDERAMPLPRMSLADYVGTGRIMFGRKATEIWSSDGATSKVAAMVSIKEYPPMTTPGQLDGLLRLPYEFIVTHTFAPEDRTTVTEAISTISRQIANSDDGGTAVEDDIETARDRLASGEVVFGKHHMTVAVLERDLARLNRAVADVTAELARMGVVAVREDLNQEAAWWAQLPTNFSYIARQGLISSVNFAGLFSAHNFPSGQTHKVHWGLPISLLETTSQTAYFFNFHEADVGNFTAIGPTGSGKTVALSFLLAQGMRVQPRPRCVFIDKDRGGEIFVRAMGGRYERLSPGEPTGFAPLQLDDTPANRSFGKTLISYLVTPSDRVLNAEEMAVISDAVDSIYADFDRPQRRLDMLTEALSGRMRSGIGDLADRLKEWTTGDKGWLFNNPADRLDFSGSVIGFDMTEILSDKRTRSAALLYMFHRIQEILDGRPSMIFLDEGWRLLDDEVFSGFIKDWLKTIRKMNGIVGFGTQSAADVVRSELRNTIIEQTMTNIFFPNASADEESYRKAFGLSEKEFRFVKQADKTSRTFLIKHAQDSIIARLDLSAMPDLVKVLSGRPETVRECQTLRETYGEAPAAWLPHFCGWTIQEATDA
- the virB10 gene encoding type IV secretion system protein VirB10; translated protein: MSKIDFDHLDGQSSVASDRNGRLGKLALPLLLVAGVGVLAYVNWPAGPQNPTVADGTGETFETSNSSIRNFPDEPVKQAADPNLVQIPVEEKKPVDPATVDVKVNEGDDLEKLRQIEEARRRAEEERLRMEEARRRAEEEARLAELEAKRREEEEKARWERLRSEQIVLDGSNRETLSGDQTVTIADDGQLVAVPGAESDANKAFLAQSEKQTAGIVKATRFDRTDALVAQGTMIRGFLETAINTDLPGMVRAVVREDVRSLDGGRILIPKGSRLIGEYKSGLARGQKRIFIVWSRVIRSDGVSVEIASPGADRLGRAGLTGEIDTHFWERFGSAIMLSVIGGAAEYVSSLGNTASESARSISTVDPITGAVTTITTEPSRTATEARSIAAEKSSAILQDIANEAFKESSKIPPTIYVAQGESIIVFLRRDLDFSTFYADPVRQEMMRLKRGGQIRRNVDPTPYYPVAPVYK
- a CDS encoding TrbG/VirB9 family P-type conjugative transfer protein, whose translation is MMRRSLLALVALTLFATATTSTAADPRIRYITFNNNAVVTVPAGLGVSTMIQLGSSEVIETISAGDTASWSIVPKKGSGILFVKPLREKAETNVNIVTNQRVYALLLKGSAAADLRAAFQVRFKYPDEDVNARLLAAAQESAKDPLLKDLDPNRLNYDYVFKGDTSLKPRVAFDDGTHLYLEFPDEIPAIFVVEGKRQESLVNLRTQGKYVVVDKIAAQFTLRAGDKWLCLYNRQANRQSFDLIEDAYGPKRLGHKEERQR
- a CDS encoding transglycosylase SLT domain-containing protein — protein: MRRAIILLLSATMAGAPAPSAWADIPVIDDDVKDKRAEDEEHSKKDTETQADQLEEQEITNCNISQKEKNRRLYRSPAQAVKEDAKNVELIKHYAEKYNVPVGLALSVAHAESGISTCSGSPTGVKGVMQLTKRTGKGMGFDRDINEENIEGGVKYLGMGVNKCGSTDYACLASWYNGSTAAEQKNWAGKVGRNHTWFNAYAGGSNIEDISSPSYKSYVDYGSGATRSSNSAAAGAVDRAVSGIDASSARVQEAGRRIDALSASVGASEIYQDAWDDNTQARAVNAELLNNLITARNLFNELLQARMQMRLSKTSETAKTLKSDSKVNPYSCDPVILEAMKVPREDWPRCAVVAAADADSEILSSGGTDRSIGDNLTSIQNAANAAD
- a CDS encoding type IV secretion system protein, which produces MNKLLVVTAALAFSTPALADIPVIDNTNLAIAKKNAENTGEIMKTNTNILEKTKEILGALSGSRDGSMGISSTGLGGNMSVAAAPSFSSIMNGGTLSFGGLGSDAQNIAATLINGLQLVKQVKAIIDGDDVGAMNNAFSGAVNTVALLSALTQQAQKGVSQREQSLQSATGQIGSAEDVKGSVDANTRMQLETARTINELIGVSNGAVSALNTEMQMRLTQQSETAKMLQYKDVNPFK